A single window of Granulicella sibirica DNA harbors:
- a CDS encoding two-component system sensor histidine kinase NtrB produces the protein MVEAAHDPQGRYDLAEFGLKEMIECGRALRIESQNSATMEDAARRIVSFLHGKLSSAYGQTNCALVRCFKTHRFFDLPVELEKVARKALLQNDPSPSLPCLTLLATAGDRPEWNDRRTSQGHAVIPLESVELVERAPMIAALIRQMGLEIESTLYPDPQIILDSEQHTFNVFHVENANGDPLIPAQKGFVGAYGISSVLGFGGLLPSGELFAIILFSKVRITRETAELFRTIALGVKLALLPFTRGRIFDDDPINRPGRHLEENLKTIQDEQLRSETATLQLLLSALEDTALYQTRRLHLSNQKLVLQAESVQRQGARLSAMLEATSDAVFLLDREWRFTFLNHYAQTLIANGVDLIGQNVWELFPHAVGTNFWVEYRKAMLEGQDVKFQEYYPPPLDRWFEVHAFPSDDGIAAFFHDVTDRRRQEETLRQTEKLAAAGKLAASLAHEINNPLEAITNLLYLVGGDERLSAETKSFVALAEGELKRVSEITSQMLRFHRQSTFASEVNLVAVCESVLALYKGRLDQANVKVIKAFPSSAVVTGYEGEIRQVLANLVGNAIDASRLGGSLWLKVRYRKSLQDGRPGVTVTVADSGSGMSKAVAARIFEPFFTTKGITGSGLGLWISLDLVKKHGGRLSLRTSELFSRHGTVFSLFLPADMGREAARSDFERE, from the coding sequence ATGGTTGAAGCTGCGCACGATCCTCAGGGTCGTTACGACTTAGCTGAATTCGGGCTGAAAGAAATGATCGAGTGCGGGCGGGCACTTCGCATAGAGTCACAGAACTCCGCCACGATGGAAGACGCAGCCCGGAGGATCGTCAGCTTTCTTCACGGAAAGCTCTCTTCTGCATACGGTCAGACAAACTGCGCTCTGGTTCGCTGCTTCAAAACACATCGCTTCTTCGACCTACCCGTGGAGCTGGAAAAAGTGGCCCGAAAAGCGCTGCTCCAGAATGATCCAAGTCCAAGCCTCCCTTGTCTCACTCTATTAGCCACGGCAGGCGACAGGCCAGAATGGAATGATCGCCGAACCTCACAGGGCCATGCGGTGATTCCACTTGAAAGCGTGGAGCTAGTTGAACGAGCGCCGATGATTGCTGCGCTCATTCGCCAAATGGGTCTCGAAATAGAATCCACGCTCTATCCCGATCCTCAGATCATCTTGGACTCGGAACAGCATACGTTCAACGTGTTTCATGTTGAGAACGCGAATGGGGATCCGCTCATCCCTGCGCAAAAGGGCTTCGTTGGAGCCTATGGGATTAGTTCAGTTCTGGGGTTTGGCGGTCTTCTTCCGTCCGGCGAGCTCTTCGCAATAATCCTCTTCTCAAAAGTTCGTATCACCCGCGAGACGGCAGAACTGTTCCGGACAATTGCCTTGGGTGTGAAGCTCGCTCTCCTGCCCTTTACGCGCGGTCGGATCTTTGACGATGATCCGATAAATCGGCCGGGCCGGCATCTCGAGGAGAATCTGAAGACGATCCAGGATGAGCAGCTACGCTCAGAAACGGCAACTCTGCAGCTACTCCTTTCAGCGCTGGAAGACACAGCTTTGTACCAGACAAGACGGCTGCACCTCTCAAATCAGAAACTGGTTTTGCAGGCTGAGAGCGTGCAGAGACAGGGGGCACGGCTGAGTGCGATGCTTGAAGCAACCAGCGATGCAGTGTTCCTTCTTGATCGTGAGTGGCGCTTCACATTTCTCAATCACTATGCACAAACGCTGATCGCCAACGGTGTTGATCTCATTGGCCAAAATGTATGGGAGCTATTTCCCCACGCCGTGGGAACCAACTTCTGGGTTGAATATCGAAAGGCTATGTTGGAGGGTCAAGACGTCAAATTCCAGGAATACTATCCGCCCCCGCTCGACAGGTGGTTCGAGGTTCATGCTTTCCCGAGCGATGACGGCATAGCTGCGTTCTTCCATGATGTGACGGATCGCCGCAGGCAAGAAGAGACCCTGAGACAAACGGAAAAACTGGCGGCTGCGGGCAAACTTGCCGCTTCCCTTGCCCATGAAATCAACAACCCACTCGAGGCCATAACCAATTTGCTCTATCTCGTGGGTGGAGATGAGCGGCTCAGCGCTGAAACGAAATCTTTTGTTGCCCTTGCGGAAGGTGAGTTGAAACGAGTTTCAGAGATTACTTCTCAAATGCTACGTTTCCATCGACAAAGCACCTTTGCGTCTGAGGTAAACCTTGTTGCTGTGTGCGAGTCGGTTCTGGCCTTGTATAAGGGACGGTTAGACCAAGCGAACGTCAAAGTAATAAAGGCATTTCCCAGCAGCGCGGTGGTTACCGGCTATGAGGGGGAGATCAGACAAGTTCTTGCAAATCTGGTGGGCAACGCCATTGATGCGTCGCGTCTTGGCGGATCCTTGTGGTTGAAGGTACGTTACAGGAAGAGCCTGCAAGATGGGAGACCAGGGGTGACTGTCACGGTCGCGGACTCTGGGAGCGGGATGAGCAAGGCCGTAGCCGCCAGGATCTTTGAACCTTTTTTCACCACTAAGGGCATCACGGGTTCTGGCCTGGGACTCTGGATCTCGCTCGACTTGGTAAAGAAGCATGGCGGAAGATTATCGCTGCGCACCTCCGAACTGTTTTCCCGCCACGGGACGGTCTTTTCGTTGTTCCTTCCTGCAGACATGGGGCGAGAGGCCGCTAGGTCAGACTTTGAACGAGAATAG
- a CDS encoding Crp/Fnr family transcriptional regulator, with protein MTTTFSDGAQVEVGMFGYESIIGVSALMGTKRSLNRVYTQIAGHGYSCSLEAARREFNRGGVFQSLALRYVQTQLVHAMQSAGCNAQHEVDQRLARWLLICADRAQNTTYKMSHEFLAHMLGNSRPTVSQAAAILKDEGLIEYTRGVIHILDVSRLEAKACECYHVIKDHLDNYTEFDSGIPVQG; from the coding sequence ATGACGACGACCTTTTCGGATGGAGCACAGGTCGAAGTAGGCATGTTTGGCTACGAATCCATCATTGGAGTTTCCGCCCTCATGGGAACGAAGCGAAGCCTTAACCGGGTCTACACACAGATTGCGGGTCACGGCTACTCCTGCTCTTTAGAGGCAGCGAGAAGAGAGTTCAATCGGGGAGGCGTCTTTCAGTCGCTTGCACTCAGGTACGTCCAGACGCAGCTCGTCCACGCTATGCAGTCGGCTGGCTGCAATGCGCAACATGAGGTGGACCAACGTCTTGCCCGATGGTTGCTCATCTGCGCAGACCGGGCACAGAACACGACCTACAAAATGTCCCATGAATTTCTCGCCCACATGTTGGGAAACTCCAGGCCCACAGTCTCCCAGGCTGCCGCAATTTTGAAGGATGAGGGGCTCATTGAATACACCCGGGGAGTGATTCACATTCTCGACGTGAGCCGATTGGAAGCCAAGGCTTGCGAGTGTTACCACGTCATCAAAGACCATTTGGACAACTACACAGAGTTCGATAGTGGGATACCAGTCCAAGGATAA
- a CDS encoding sensor histidine kinase: protein MPHAVCWAAAPNLIWTMVVTNLVTFLSYLSICVTLLYLVSRTRRVIARDWAYFVVGFALFIVACGSTHLLEVITTWIPVFWIDAGTNVITALLSGYVAIMLIKRASAIGFAISDYADRLANAEEEKRAIEEKLLSARKLEDWSRLSTVIAHEIGNPLEAIQNMLYLITTDPESSPGSVELAEQAQQEVERVITISRSTLSFHRESKQPEMIDLRSVCESVRFLLQSIIDDKGIEFEIIGEGPFLIEAFPGETRQVILNLARNACEAISERGRGVSLSLSSALNGVELQIADEGIGISSATLSTLFEFGKTTKGDQGNGLGLWSVKQILSKHGGTISLASSSSSGTRFVLWWPENHPSMSQTGATAA from the coding sequence ATGCCCCACGCCGTCTGCTGGGCGGCCGCACCGAACCTGATCTGGACCATGGTCGTTACGAATCTGGTCACATTTCTCAGCTATCTCAGCATCTGTGTCACCCTGCTATACCTGGTGAGCAGGACACGCCGGGTCATCGCGCGCGACTGGGCATACTTCGTTGTCGGGTTCGCCCTCTTTATAGTTGCTTGTGGCTCCACTCACCTTCTCGAGGTCATTACGACTTGGATCCCAGTGTTTTGGATCGATGCAGGGACCAACGTCATTACTGCGCTACTTTCCGGCTACGTTGCCATCATGTTGATCAAAAGAGCTTCAGCAATTGGCTTTGCAATCAGCGACTACGCCGATCGCCTTGCAAATGCAGAAGAGGAGAAACGAGCGATTGAGGAGAAGCTACTTTCCGCCAGGAAGCTCGAAGACTGGAGTCGCCTTTCGACTGTGATTGCACACGAAATCGGCAATCCTCTGGAGGCGATCCAGAACATGTTGTACCTCATTACGACCGATCCGGAATCATCTCCTGGGTCGGTGGAATTGGCCGAACAGGCACAGCAGGAGGTAGAACGCGTTATCACCATCTCGCGGTCCACGCTGTCGTTTCACCGCGAGTCTAAGCAGCCCGAAATGATCGATCTGCGATCAGTGTGTGAGTCTGTCCGTTTCTTATTGCAATCGATCATCGACGACAAAGGTATCGAGTTCGAGATCATAGGGGAAGGACCATTCCTGATTGAAGCCTTTCCAGGGGAGACCCGCCAAGTGATTCTTAACCTCGCAAGAAACGCATGTGAGGCCATCTCGGAGCGCGGGCGTGGCGTCTCCCTTTCCTTGAGTTCAGCACTAAATGGTGTAGAACTTCAAATTGCGGATGAGGGAATCGGGATAAGCAGCGCCACCCTCTCTACCCTGTTCGAATTCGGAAAGACGACTAAAGGGGACCAAGGGAACGGATTAGGCCTATGGAGCGTCAAGCAAATTCTCTCAAAGCACGGAGGCACGATCAGCCTCGCTAGCAGTTCCTCGTCGGGGACGCGCTTCGTACTTTGGTGGCCGGAAAATCACCCTTCAATGAGCCAAACAGGCGCTACAGCCGCATAG
- a CDS encoding YsnF/AvaK domain-containing protein: MTDTESATSTVDDQPTTRPNVLAVSGQFDPTQPFTEIWMANGEVVRLPTTVLLQTSDVWKSADTQADVLSSNNSATTVIPLVEERLEVGKRTVATGTVRLNKTVQEYTEALDESLSVRTFDVERIVINQPVDAPPPVRQEGNTTIYSLVEERLVLTKELVLKEEIRIVQRDTERHDTQVVTLHREHMTVERVPGRTIWSATDRAKSRRSS, encoded by the coding sequence ATGACTGACACTGAATCTGCCACATCGACAGTGGATGACCAGCCCACTACCCGGCCCAATGTCCTTGCCGTCTCTGGGCAATTCGACCCGACTCAACCTTTTACTGAGATCTGGATGGCCAACGGTGAAGTGGTTCGCCTGCCAACCACCGTGCTTCTTCAGACCTCTGACGTATGGAAGTCTGCTGACACGCAGGCGGACGTTCTCTCCTCGAACAACAGTGCCACGACAGTAATCCCCCTGGTCGAAGAAAGACTCGAAGTAGGGAAACGGACTGTTGCTACAGGCACCGTTCGCCTGAATAAAACGGTCCAGGAATACACCGAGGCCCTCGACGAAAGCCTGTCGGTTCGCACTTTCGATGTCGAACGCATCGTTATCAACCAGCCTGTAGATGCTCCGCCACCGGTCCGCCAGGAAGGGAACACCACCATCTACTCGCTCGTAGAGGAGAGATTGGTTCTTACGAAAGAACTTGTTCTCAAAGAAGAGATTCGCATCGTGCAACGTGATACAGAGCGCCACGACACTCAGGTCGTCACCCTACACAGAGAACACATGACGGTCGAACGCGTTCCGGGCAGGACGATTTGGAGCGCAACCGATAGAGCAAAATCTAGGAGAAGCTCATGA
- a CDS encoding YsnF/AvaK domain-containing protein — MSKTVVGLFSTMAEANKAKQELITDGYESQNIQVMANDEGNSSATANPSGYTDIGSGSGTGIGEKISSFFRSLSGGDDHAHDHYAKGVNAGGALLAITVPDEEAAEAATFLKQVGARDIEGGSSSQYEGAATTAAEGVAIPIVEEELVVGKREVDRGGVRIYSHVVERPVDADINLREEQINVERRVVNRPATAADFAAGSGSVIELNATGEEAVVGKTSRVVEEVLVGKQSSERTQAIHDSVRKTEVDVEEVPGETTGAGISKDRY, encoded by the coding sequence ATGTCAAAGACAGTCGTAGGGCTTTTCAGCACGATGGCGGAAGCGAACAAGGCGAAGCAGGAACTGATCACAGACGGCTACGAATCCCAGAATATCCAGGTTATGGCCAATGATGAGGGCAATTCCTCAGCAACCGCAAATCCTTCCGGCTACACCGACATTGGAAGCGGCAGCGGGACGGGAATCGGAGAGAAGATCAGCAGCTTCTTCCGTTCACTCAGCGGCGGCGATGACCACGCCCATGATCATTACGCGAAAGGGGTAAACGCGGGCGGTGCACTCCTCGCCATCACGGTACCGGATGAGGAAGCTGCCGAGGCAGCCACTTTTCTAAAGCAGGTTGGAGCTCGTGATATCGAGGGCGGGTCGAGCAGTCAGTACGAAGGTGCCGCGACAACTGCAGCTGAAGGCGTAGCGATCCCAATCGTCGAAGAAGAGCTCGTAGTCGGGAAGCGCGAGGTTGATCGCGGTGGTGTCCGCATCTACTCCCACGTTGTAGAGCGTCCAGTCGACGCGGACATCAACCTCCGCGAAGAGCAGATCAATGTGGAGCGCCGCGTGGTCAATCGGCCTGCAACCGCAGCTGATTTTGCTGCCGGTAGCGGATCTGTCATCGAGTTGAACGCAACTGGAGAGGAAGCCGTCGTGGGCAAGACGAGCAGAGTCGTAGAGGAAGTTCTCGTTGGCAAGCAGAGCAGCGAGCGTACTCAGGCCATCCATGATTCCGTTCGCAAGACAGAGGTGGATGTCGAGGAGGTTCCCGGCGAGACCACTGGAGCCGGCATCTCGAAGGATCGCTACTAG
- a CDS encoding OmpA family protein has product MAERVKVYEETKKGIPVWAWLLPLLLLLALLAYFLTHRHPADSAPVVSSAVAAPALPDLGSVHFDTDKATLTPEGQATLQQAAAAMKANPSAHLRIEGFTDSTGSAPHNADLSEQRALAVAGYLKGQGIDGNRLTGGGFGAQKPTDTNATPTGKADNRRVELFSQPQ; this is encoded by the coding sequence ATGGCTGAACGCGTCAAAGTTTACGAAGAGACAAAGAAGGGGATTCCTGTTTGGGCTTGGCTTCTGCCACTGCTTCTTCTCTTGGCTCTCCTCGCCTATTTCCTCACCCACCGCCATCCCGCTGACAGTGCGCCAGTGGTCAGCTCTGCAGTGGCAGCGCCCGCACTACCGGACCTCGGGTCTGTGCATTTCGATACGGACAAAGCCACTCTGACTCCGGAAGGCCAAGCGACACTCCAGCAGGCTGCAGCGGCGATGAAAGCAAATCCCTCCGCCCATCTTCGGATTGAGGGCTTCACCGACAGCACAGGTTCTGCACCCCACAACGCAGACCTTTCGGAACAGCGAGCACTCGCGGTAGCTGGCTATCTCAAAGGGCAAGGCATTGATGGTAATCGATTGACTGGTGGGGGCTTCGGAGCCCAGAAGCCCACGGACACCAACGCCACTCCGACCGGCAAGGCGGATAATCGCCGCGTCGAACTCTTCTCGCAGCCGCAGTAA
- a CDS encoding YsnF/AvaK domain-containing protein: MATTDELTHLVCLFHHHDQAAAATEDLYKQGIPPTSIAVICNEGPEHAAGSALDEFGVPARDRQHLLEGIRNGGVVVAVSAVEGHVSAVEKIFGSHKATKIDDAVMTPKAAELPVVAEGETAIPIVEEDLEVGKRTVDQGGVRVYRRVIEIPVEQSVNLREEHVVIERNAVDRPVKDADLALQGNQVFELTETAEEAVVGKTAHVVEEVVVGKTASERTEHIHDTVRHTEVEIEEIQRESELRTPVKTN, translated from the coding sequence ATGGCAACGACCGACGAGCTCACTCATCTTGTGTGCCTATTCCATCACCACGATCAGGCTGCCGCAGCAACTGAAGATCTTTACAAACAAGGCATTCCTCCCACGTCGATCGCAGTCATTTGCAACGAAGGACCTGAGCATGCCGCCGGTTCCGCTCTCGACGAGTTCGGAGTTCCGGCCCGTGACCGCCAACATCTTCTGGAAGGGATACGCAACGGCGGCGTTGTTGTGGCGGTTTCCGCAGTGGAAGGGCATGTTTCCGCTGTGGAGAAGATCTTTGGAAGCCACAAGGCTACCAAGATTGATGATGCTGTCATGACGCCCAAAGCCGCCGAACTTCCCGTTGTCGCAGAGGGTGAGACAGCTATTCCGATCGTGGAAGAGGACCTCGAAGTCGGCAAGCGGACGGTTGATCAAGGTGGCGTCCGTGTTTATCGGCGAGTCATCGAGATTCCTGTGGAACAGTCGGTTAACCTCCGCGAAGAGCATGTCGTTATCGAGCGAAATGCCGTGGACCGTCCGGTCAAGGATGCAGATCTGGCACTTCAAGGCAATCAAGTGTTCGAACTCACCGAGACAGCCGAAGAAGCCGTTGTTGGAAAGACAGCGCACGTTGTAGAAGAAGTGGTCGTGGGCAAGACCGCATCGGAGCGCACGGAGCATATTCACGATACGGTTCGCCATACCGAGGTTGAGATTGAAGAGATTCAGCGCGAGAGCGAACTGAGAACGCCAGTCAAAACGAACTAA
- a CDS encoding DUF3761 domain-containing protein, which translates to MTKRAIVVFATIFMSVCTLAHAQAPAGATGQCKDGTYSTAKAKSGACSGHKGVQTWYATASAAPAPAATPSATPTPPPAPSTPAPHPTANSSASAIPSQPAAGGGPGQVWVNTSTKVYHCSGDRFYGKTKKGAYMSESDAITKGARPDAGKPCPK; encoded by the coding sequence GTGACCAAACGCGCCATCGTTGTTTTCGCCACAATTTTTATGTCCGTCTGCACCCTTGCTCACGCACAAGCTCCGGCTGGGGCAACAGGCCAGTGTAAAGACGGCACCTACTCCACTGCCAAGGCTAAGAGCGGAGCATGCTCCGGACACAAGGGCGTGCAGACCTGGTACGCCACGGCTTCGGCAGCCCCGGCCCCAGCAGCAACGCCCAGCGCGACTCCAACGCCGCCTCCGGCACCGTCTACGCCCGCTCCCCATCCCACTGCGAACTCCAGCGCGTCAGCTATACCGAGCCAACCCGCAGCCGGGGGCGGACCGGGGCAGGTTTGGGTCAATACCTCCACCAAGGTCTACCATTGCAGCGGCGATCGGTTCTACGGCAAGACGAAAAAGGGTGCTTACATGAGCGAGTCTGACGCCATTACCAAAGGCGCACGCCCCGACGCCGGAAAGCCTTGCCCCAAGTAG
- a CDS encoding YidB family protein, whose product MGLLDTIEGLTSQQGQGTNSGTNANVASGMMQALEQHPGGLSGVIDSFRNNGMADHVQNWSNGQEPAATPGQIEQGLGNTGFIENVAAKAGVSPEIAKVAMATVLPMVLKHFTNGGQQAPPQSGYSSMASKILSNFL is encoded by the coding sequence ATGGGACTACTAGACACAATCGAAGGATTGACCAGTCAACAGGGCCAGGGTACCAACTCCGGCACGAACGCGAATGTCGCTAGCGGCATGATGCAGGCTCTTGAACAGCATCCTGGCGGCCTCTCCGGCGTCATCGATTCTTTCCGCAACAACGGTATGGCCGACCACGTCCAAAACTGGTCCAACGGCCAGGAACCCGCCGCCACGCCCGGCCAGATCGAACAAGGCCTCGGAAACACAGGCTTCATCGAGAACGTTGCTGCAAAGGCTGGGGTCTCGCCTGAAATCGCAAAGGTAGCCATGGCTACAGTTCTTCCCATGGTCTTAAAGCATTTCACCAACGGTGGCCAGCAGGCTCCGCCGCAAAGCGGGTACAGCAGCATGGCTTCCAAGATTCTAAGCAACTTCCTATAA
- a CDS encoding EAL domain-containing protein, which translates to MEWRLCVTRRRRLDLSSALARGEFVPYFQPLVDLRTGQLRGCEVLARWVHPTKGLVLPDDFIPFSEETGLIGALCESVLSQAFKTCAELGAPFTLSVNISPIQFRDCSLPERISRLAEEHQFPLGQLKIEITESALLENLVDAQCIAAKLKLLGMKLSLDDFGTGYSSLAHLQALPFDELKIDKSFVSSMCCRRESMKIVAAVVGLGRSLGLTTVGEGVEEVAQADMLRHLGCEVGQGWLYGRPMPKEALTAMLGVERPALSGLVGTSSEPDYNFPSFLEALPGARHAQLQAIYDGSPVGLCFIDRNLRYVSINQRLAQMNGISAKAHLGRTVYEMVPAIADVIAPYLTRALGGEAINGVELERRDHSSRAKSATMLTTYQPARDENDDVIGVSVTVVDISDRKATERALAESEDHFRHMVELNPQIPYTMDPYGLILDMSPRWVELTGLGFEETRGRGWLRAVHPEDASGVVNVCLTAIRAGEPIDVEFRVLGCDQVWHWMRSRAAPRKDRAGVIIRWYGSVELIDDQKRAQEQLWASQMRLQSIIDTLPVGVVIAEAPSGRIVSRNPKAESILRQDPMEFEEIGDYSKRVAYHRNGHKLESDDFPLARAIQQGEVTDAEHVYYTLGSGSGKWLSLTGAPLKDKDGKIVGAVATIQEITDETSTIC; encoded by the coding sequence GTGGAGTGGAGGTTGTGCGTGACTCGACGAAGACGTCTAGATCTGAGTTCTGCGTTAGCTCGAGGTGAATTCGTTCCGTATTTTCAACCACTGGTTGATCTACGAACCGGACAACTACGGGGTTGCGAGGTTCTTGCCCGCTGGGTTCATCCCACAAAGGGTCTTGTACTCCCCGATGACTTTATACCCTTCTCCGAGGAGACTGGCCTCATAGGAGCGTTGTGTGAAAGCGTGCTGTCGCAGGCCTTCAAGACGTGCGCAGAGTTGGGCGCTCCTTTCACCTTATCGGTCAATATCTCGCCCATACAGTTTCGCGACTGCTCGCTCCCAGAACGGATTTCTCGCTTGGCTGAGGAGCATCAATTTCCACTTGGACAATTGAAAATCGAGATTACCGAGAGCGCCCTCCTCGAAAACTTAGTAGACGCGCAATGCATCGCAGCGAAATTGAAGTTGCTGGGCATGAAGCTCTCACTGGACGATTTCGGCACCGGATATTCCAGCCTCGCGCACCTGCAAGCCTTGCCTTTCGACGAGCTAAAGATCGATAAGAGCTTCGTGAGCTCCATGTGTTGCCGCCGGGAAAGCATGAAGATCGTGGCGGCCGTCGTCGGTCTCGGCCGGAGTCTTGGGCTGACGACGGTCGGTGAAGGGGTGGAGGAAGTTGCTCAAGCAGACATGTTGCGCCATCTCGGATGTGAGGTAGGGCAGGGCTGGCTATATGGAAGACCCATGCCCAAAGAGGCTTTGACCGCCATGCTCGGGGTCGAGCGACCAGCTCTTTCGGGTTTGGTGGGCACATCTTCCGAACCTGATTACAATTTCCCCTCCTTTCTCGAGGCTCTGCCTGGGGCTCGTCACGCTCAGCTGCAAGCCATCTACGATGGATCCCCCGTAGGACTCTGCTTCATCGATCGCAACTTACGGTACGTGAGCATCAATCAACGGCTAGCCCAGATGAATGGCATATCCGCTAAAGCGCATCTTGGAAGGACTGTCTACGAGATGGTTCCAGCAATTGCGGATGTCATTGCGCCTTATCTCACTAGAGCTCTTGGCGGAGAGGCAATCAACGGGGTCGAGTTAGAGCGAAGAGACCACAGTTCCCGAGCAAAATCGGCAACCATGCTGACAACGTATCAGCCCGCGCGAGATGAGAACGATGATGTGATCGGCGTGTCGGTCACAGTGGTCGACATCTCTGACCGGAAAGCAACCGAAAGAGCGCTGGCAGAGAGCGAAGATCACTTCCGCCATATGGTCGAACTCAATCCGCAGATCCCCTATACGATGGATCCATACGGCCTCATTCTTGACATGAGTCCACGGTGGGTGGAGCTTACGGGGCTTGGATTCGAGGAGACCCGCGGGCGCGGTTGGCTCCGAGCAGTTCACCCTGAGGACGCATCTGGAGTGGTCAATGTTTGCTTGACGGCTATTCGGGCGGGAGAGCCCATTGATGTGGAATTCAGAGTCTTAGGATGTGATCAGGTGTGGCACTGGATGCGATCTCGGGCTGCGCCACGTAAGGATCGGGCCGGAGTAATCATCAGGTGGTATGGGAGCGTAGAGCTAATCGATGATCAGAAGCGAGCGCAAGAACAACTGTGGGCCAGCCAGATGCGATTGCAAAGCATCATTGATACCTTGCCAGTTGGGGTGGTGATTGCGGAAGCTCCGAGCGGGCGGATTGTCAGCCGCAACCCGAAAGCTGAGTCAATACTCCGGCAGGACCCAATGGAGTTTGAAGAGATCGGGGATTACTCAAAACGAGTTGCATATCATCGCAACGGCCATAAATTAGAGTCCGATGACTTCCCCCTGGCTAGGGCAATTCAGCAGGGAGAAGTCACTGATGCAGAGCACGTCTACTACACTCTCGGAAGCGGCTCTGGGAAGTGGCTAAGCCTCACTGGTGCACCGCTCAAAGACAAGGACGGCAAGATCGTAGGTGCAGTCGCGACTATCCAGGAGATAACCGATGAGACAAGCACGATATGTTGA
- a CDS encoding KH domain-containing protein → MKTLVYELVVCLVDKPNEVSIQAVTNGEVTSLRVRVAPEDVGKLVGKQGRTARSLRTILSAASMTRQQRFSLDILEERSTP, encoded by the coding sequence ATGAAAACACTTGTGTATGAGCTCGTTGTTTGTTTGGTGGATAAGCCGAACGAGGTTTCGATTCAGGCTGTCACGAATGGGGAGGTAACGAGCCTGCGGGTGAGGGTCGCGCCGGAAGACGTAGGCAAACTCGTAGGTAAGCAGGGCCGCACGGCACGTTCTTTGCGCACGATCCTCTCGGCCGCCAGCATGACACGCCAGCAAAGGTTCTCCCTCGATATTCTCGAAGAGCGCTCGACTCCGTGA